The following coding sequences are from one Triticum aestivum cultivar Chinese Spring chromosome 5A, IWGSC CS RefSeq v2.1, whole genome shotgun sequence window:
- the LOC123106374 gene encoding zinc finger MYM-type protein 1-like: MGTTPSSAHNFAVRCYENLRNRLNHVDEVMKKQTKKRVLDARLRLKTSIDAMRWLMFQACPFRGNDESEDSKNQGNFKEMIKLLASYNKDVHEVVQNAPRNAKYTSATIQKEIASIFAGKVKTSIKEELGNSKFSILVDECRDESKKEQMAVVLRFANIEGVIREHFLDLVHVRDTSALTLKNTIIAVLVDNGLNVQDIRGQGYDGASNMRGEWNGLKALILKECPYAYYIHCLAHQLQLALVAASREVHEVHNFFQHANFIVNTVSASPKRNDELLENQAAEIASEIELGELDTGRGANQIGSLQRAGDTRWSSHYKSIKSLLKMFVATVTVLRSVAADRSATRNSRGDAGGALKILLTFDFVFILHLMERIMKITDVLCLKLQHKSLDIANALDCVSNTKVLLGELREDGWDNLFEDVKSFCVKHEIDIPDMDQKYVYFPISL; encoded by the exons ATGGGCACTACTCCCAGCTCGGCTCACAATTTTGCAGTTCGGTGTTATGAAAACTTGAGAAACAGACTTAATCATGttgatgaggtgatgaaaaagCAAACTAAGAAGCGGGTTCTTGATGCAAGACTAAGGCTAAAGACTTCCATTGATGCCATGAG GTGGCTAATGTTTCAAGCATGTCCCTTCAGAGGAAATGATGAGTCTGAGGATTCCAAGAACCAAGGTAATTTCAAGGAAATGATTAAGCTTTTGGCGTCTTATAACAAGGATGTACATGAAGTTGTACAGAATGCTCCAAGAAATGCAAAGTACACCTCAGCAACTATTCAAAAGGAAATTGCTAGCATATTTGCTGGAAAAGTGAAAACCTCAATTAAAGAAGAACTTGGTAATAGCAAATTCTCTATCTTGGTTGATGAATGTAGAGACGAGTCTAAAAAAGAGCAGATGGCAGTAGTTCTTCGATTTGCAAACATAGAAGGGGTGATAAGAGAACATTTTCTTGATCTTGTTCATGTTAGAGACACTAGTGCTTTGACTCTCAAGAACACAATTATTGCCGTCCTAGTTGATAATGGGTTGAATGTGCAAGATATTAGAGGCCAGGGATATGACGGGGCAAGCAACATGAGGGGGGAGTGGAATGGGCTGAAAGCTCTAATTCTCAAAGAGTGCCCTTATGCATACTATATCCATTGTCTTGCACATCAACTCCAATTGGCTCTTGTTGCTGCTTCAAGGGAGGTACATGAGGTCCATAATTTTTTTCAGCATGCAAATTTCATTGTAAATACAGTTAGTGCATCTCCCAAACGGAATGATGAACTGTtagaaaatcaggctgctgaaatTGCTAGTGAGATTGAATTGGGAGAGCTTGACACAGGAAGAGGGGCCAATCAAATAGGTTCTTTACAAAGGGCCGGAGACACGAGATGGAGTTCCCACTACAAATCTATCAAAAGTTTGTTAAAGATGTTTGTCGCAACTGTTACAGTGCTAAGAAGTGTAGCAGCTGATCGTTCAGCTACAAGGAACTCAAGAGGTGATGCCGGAGGTGCCTTGAAAATCCTACTGACATTTGATTTTGTGTTCATTCTACACTTAATGGAAAGAATCATGAAAATCACAGATGTCTTGTGTCTCAAACTTCAACATAAATCTTTGGACATTGCAAATGCATTAGATTGTGTTTCTAACACAAAGGTGTTGCTTGGTGAACTAAGAGAAGATGGATGGGACAACCTTTTTGAAGATGTGAAATCCTTTTGTGTGAAACATGAGATTGACATCCCGGACATGGATCAAAAGTACGTATATTTTCCTATCTCTTTATGA